One window of Nostoc sp. C052 genomic DNA carries:
- a CDS encoding cation diffusion facilitator family transporter, with the protein MSSPKARSYAFLSIAAAIVTIGIKFGAYQLTGSVGLLSDAIESIVNLLAALVALWALTYAEKPADAEHAFGHSKAEYFSSGAEGALIIVAAISIAVEAWGRLLHPEPLTQLGYGLALSLFATAINGVVAFILLRAGRRLRSITLRADAHHLFTDVVTSGGVVVGILLVKLTGTLVLDPIVALIVAANITWTGFRLLRETSSALLDAALPKKEIDAIKSILNEYKRQDIQFHALRTRTAGTRRFVSFHVLVPGSWTVQQGHDLCEAIELAILGVLPSTHVTTHLEPVEDPVSWDDLELERPSNHQM; encoded by the coding sequence ATGAGTAGTCCAAAAGCCCGCTCCTACGCTTTCTTATCGATTGCAGCGGCAATCGTCACTATCGGCATAAAATTTGGCGCTTACCAGCTAACCGGGTCAGTAGGTTTGCTTTCAGATGCTATTGAATCAATTGTAAATCTCCTGGCTGCATTGGTTGCTCTATGGGCATTGACCTATGCTGAGAAACCAGCCGATGCCGAACACGCCTTTGGGCATTCTAAAGCTGAATACTTCTCCAGTGGTGCAGAAGGCGCGTTGATTATAGTGGCAGCCATTAGCATTGCTGTTGAAGCTTGGGGACGCTTGCTGCATCCAGAACCATTAACACAGTTGGGATACGGGTTGGCACTCTCTCTATTTGCAACCGCAATCAACGGCGTTGTTGCCTTTATCTTGCTACGAGCAGGGCGACGGTTGCGTTCTATAACACTGAGGGCTGATGCTCACCATCTGTTTACCGATGTGGTGACTTCGGGTGGTGTAGTAGTTGGAATCTTACTCGTCAAGCTAACAGGCACTCTCGTACTCGATCCAATTGTCGCCCTGATAGTAGCAGCAAATATTACTTGGACAGGATTTCGTTTGCTGCGGGAAACCAGTAGCGCGTTACTGGATGCAGCTTTACCTAAAAAAGAAATTGACGCAATTAAGAGCATCCTTAACGAGTACAAACGTCAAGATATTCAGTTTCATGCCTTGCGAACCCGTACTGCTGGAACCCGCCGTTTTGTTTCCTTTCATGTTCTTGTGCCTGGATCTTGGACAGTACAACAAGGGCATGATTTATGCGAGGCAATTGAGCTTGCTATTCTTGGGGTGCTGCCTTCAACCCACGTTACAACTCATTTAGAACCTGTAGAAGATCCAGTTTCTTGGGATGATTTGGAGTTGGAGCGTCCGAGCAATCACCAAATGTAA
- a CDS encoding GNAT family N-acetyltransferase produces MSANEISLRPAQETDAWVLSAIHIAAIKALPATFYTQKELLAWRNYRNKADGSNILKSMKAETYWVAIEGDAVIGFASFIVDELIGLYVHPKYQGKGIGRALVKHFCEEATKQGVSKVITTASLYAEGFYLRLGFTAIERAPHYLRSGIVVPVTKMSKILAPAPQSI; encoded by the coding sequence ATGAGTGCTAACGAAATCTCTCTTCGACCTGCCCAGGAAACAGATGCCTGGGTGCTGAGTGCAATTCATATTGCTGCTATCAAAGCTCTGCCTGCAACTTTTTACACCCAAAAAGAACTTTTAGCTTGGCGTAATTACCGCAACAAAGCTGATGGTTCAAATATCTTGAAAAGTATGAAAGCGGAAACTTACTGGGTTGCGATCGAGGGAGATGCTGTTATAGGTTTTGCTAGTTTCATTGTTGATGAACTAATTGGGCTGTACGTCCATCCTAAATATCAAGGAAAAGGGATTGGCCGTGCTTTAGTTAAACATTTTTGTGAAGAAGCAACTAAGCAAGGTGTAAGTAAAGTAATTACAACCGCTAGCCTTTATGCTGAGGGGTTTTATTTACGACTAGGATTTACTGCCATTGAAAGAGCGCCTCATTATTTAAGAAGTGGGATAGTTGTTCCAGTTACTAAAATGAGTAAAATATTAGCTCCCGCACCACAATCAATTTGA
- a CDS encoding 5-(carboxyamino)imidazole ribonucleotide synthase — MKRVGVIGGGQLAWMMADAAQKLGVELVVQTPSVHDPAVSIAEEIVFAPVDDASATEILAKKCDVITFENEFVDLQALSFLAQQGVCFRPRLEALAPLLDKYHQRCYLSDLGLPVPQFFALDEVENIKSKIEYLGLPAVLKSRRHGYDGQGTFIIQDFATLEQKLSDESTTKTLNQSLFLLEEFVPFERELAIIAARSVEGEIVTYPVVETQQEQQVCRRVIAPAEITPNQVAEIEAIAHTLLNSLEVVGIFGIELFIRADGQILVNEIAPRTHNSGHFSLDACETSQFEQHLRAVCGLPLGNPALQCPGAVMVNLLGYENSHSDYQSQRQQIAEIPQAHVHWYGKTESRPGRKLGHVTVLLDNQNQESANAYANDIAHTIESIWYPR; from the coding sequence ATGAAGCGTGTTGGTGTAATTGGTGGCGGACAACTTGCCTGGATGATGGCGGATGCAGCACAGAAGCTAGGAGTAGAATTAGTAGTACAAACTCCTAGCGTTCACGACCCGGCCGTGTCAATTGCTGAGGAAATCGTTTTCGCTCCGGTAGATGACGCTAGTGCTACAGAGATATTAGCTAAAAAATGCGATGTCATCACCTTTGAAAACGAATTTGTTGACCTGCAAGCTTTATCTTTTTTAGCACAGCAAGGCGTTTGTTTCCGCCCCAGATTAGAAGCTTTAGCCCCTCTTTTAGATAAATATCATCAGCGTTGCTATTTAAGCGATTTGGGTTTACCTGTTCCGCAATTTTTCGCCCTTGACGAGGTGGAAAATATCAAATCAAAAATAGAATATTTAGGTCTTCCAGCAGTCCTCAAATCTAGACGCCACGGTTATGATGGTCAAGGTACTTTCATAATTCAGGATTTTGCTACTTTGGAGCAAAAGCTAAGTGATGAAAGCACAACAAAGACTTTAAATCAATCACTTTTCTTGTTAGAAGAATTTGTACCTTTTGAACGGGAACTAGCAATAATTGCAGCTCGTTCTGTAGAGGGGGAAATTGTCACTTATCCAGTAGTGGAAACCCAACAAGAACAACAAGTGTGTCGGCGGGTGATTGCGCCAGCTGAGATTACTCCCAATCAAGTAGCAGAAATAGAAGCGATCGCACATACTCTATTAAATAGCCTAGAAGTAGTGGGAATTTTTGGAATTGAGCTATTTATCCGTGCTGATGGCCAAATCTTGGTAAATGAAATTGCCCCCCGTACTCACAATTCTGGGCATTTTTCTCTTGACGCCTGCGAAACTTCTCAGTTTGAGCAGCATCTTCGAGCTGTTTGTGGTTTACCTTTGGGAAATCCAGCTTTGCAGTGCCCTGGTGCTGTAATGGTGAACCTACTGGGATATGAAAATTCTCACAGCGACTACCAAAGCCAGCGTCAACAAATAGCAGAAATTCCCCAAGCGCACGTTCACTGGTATGGGAAGACAGAATCACGTCCTGGGCGAAAGTTGGGACATGTTACTGTTTTGCTGGATAATCAAAATCAAGAATCGGCAAATGCATACGCCAACGACATCGCCCACACCATAGAATCTATCTGGTATCCCAGGTAA
- a CDS encoding TetR/AcrR family transcriptional regulator: MHKTIRSSTLTRTRLIEAALQVFASLGVQGATTREIARVAGVNEVTLFRHFASKEQLLGAVMKNALALQTEALAHPEAWTQDLKIDLRQYAYLYNTMLEAQEDLIRTFIGEAKRHPEAAKQVIQEAAKPLGEKLVAYLQSSQKRGTVRADLDPFPAVDMFTGMLLAGMLCRTVKFNQGNYNCEDYIETCVDIFVRGISTNPLSVVNADVSHEPN, encoded by the coding sequence ATGCATAAAACCATCCGTTCATCAACTCTTACCCGTACACGTTTGATAGAAGCTGCCTTGCAGGTATTTGCTAGTTTAGGTGTTCAAGGAGCAACTACCCGTGAAATAGCCCGTGTTGCTGGTGTGAATGAGGTGACTTTATTTCGCCACTTTGCTAGCAAAGAACAACTTTTGGGAGCAGTAATGAAAAATGCTTTGGCACTCCAGACAGAAGCCCTTGCACATCCCGAAGCCTGGACACAGGATCTAAAAATTGATTTAAGACAGTATGCCTATCTTTACAATACGATGCTAGAGGCACAGGAAGACTTAATTCGTACCTTCATTGGAGAAGCCAAACGTCATCCTGAGGCAGCCAAACAAGTAATTCAAGAAGCTGCCAAGCCATTAGGGGAGAAACTGGTAGCTTACCTGCAATCGAGTCAGAAACGAGGCACTGTCAGAGCAGACCTCGATCCATTTCCGGCAGTAGATATGTTTACAGGAATGCTATTAGCTGGAATGCTATGCCGCACTGTCAAATTTAATCAAGGCAACTATAACTGTGAGGACTATATAGAAACCTGTGTAGATATTTTTGTACGCGGTATCAGTACTAATCCTCTGTCAGTTGTCAATGCAGATGTCAGCCATGAGCCAAATTAA
- a CDS encoding DJ-1/PfpI family protein, with protein sequence MTAIEQVSSLCIGIVLFPNLTQLDFTGPYEVFAKLPKVQLYLLAETLEPIRSDCGLTFLPDTTFAEAPALDVLFVPGGPGINAKMEDEKFLNFLKTQGKQARYVTAVCTGSLLLAAAGLLQGYGATTHWRSLDLLEMLGVETVTERVVIDRNRITGGGVTAGIDFGLAIAAELFGEAIAQGIQLAIEYNPQPPFNSGSPQTAPAAVLAKVTAASHNLQEIRRQIVQRVVTQLQTTI encoded by the coding sequence ATGACCGCTATAGAACAAGTTTCTTCTCTATGCATTGGAATAGTATTGTTCCCAAATTTGACACAGTTAGATTTCACGGGGCCTTATGAAGTCTTTGCCAAATTGCCAAAGGTGCAATTATATCTGCTAGCGGAAACACTCGAACCAATTCGGAGCGATTGCGGCCTCACCTTTTTACCTGACACCACCTTTGCTGAAGCCCCAGCCTTAGATGTGTTATTTGTGCCAGGAGGCCCAGGTATCAATGCCAAAATGGAAGATGAAAAATTTCTCAACTTTCTCAAAACCCAAGGTAAACAAGCCCGCTACGTTACAGCTGTCTGCACTGGTTCTTTGCTGCTGGCGGCGGCGGGGTTACTTCAGGGCTATGGCGCCACTACTCACTGGCGATCGCTGGATTTGCTTGAGATGTTAGGAGTTGAGACAGTTACAGAAAGAGTTGTCATCGATCGCAATCGAATTACAGGCGGCGGTGTGACAGCTGGCATTGATTTTGGGTTAGCGATCGCTGCTGAGTTATTTGGGGAAGCGATTGCCCAAGGAATTCAACTAGCGATCGAATACAATCCCCAACCGCCCTTTAACAGTGGTTCTCCCCAAACTGCCCCTGCGGCTGTACTTGCTAAAGTTACTGCTGCGAGTCACAATCTTCAAGAAATCAGAAGGCAAATTGTCCAGCGAGTTGTGACTCAATTGCAAACTACTATCTAA
- a CDS encoding beta-lactamase hydrolase domain-containing protein: protein MINAIQINENLTTTGQVIPKQLEQAIQEGFKSVLNLRSPDELGFSKDEQKIAEALGLYYQNVPLKVDLKNLNEEVITKILTTLEQIPKPAVVHCAAGMRSTGIALLSIAIQEGLTPEETLAKAKNLGFGFFEHAGISPRLKQLFVDYVNKHAKVAVPTS, encoded by the coding sequence ATGATCAACGCTATACAAATTAACGAAAACTTGACAACTACAGGACAAGTCATACCGAAACAGCTTGAGCAAGCTATCCAAGAAGGTTTTAAATCCGTTCTAAATTTGCGATCGCCTGATGAACTAGGATTTTCTAAGGATGAGCAAAAAATAGCAGAAGCATTAGGGCTGTATTATCAAAATGTTCCACTTAAGGTGGATCTAAAAAATTTAAATGAAGAGGTGATTACCAAAATCCTCACGACACTCGAACAAATCCCTAAGCCAGCAGTTGTACATTGTGCTGCTGGGATGCGCTCAACTGGAATTGCGCTCTTAAGTATCGCTATCCAGGAAGGATTAACACCAGAAGAAACCTTAGCAAAAGCTAAGAATCTTGGCTTTGGATTCTTTGAACACGCTGGTATTAGTCCGCGATTGAAGCAATTATTTGTGGACTACGTTAACAAACACGCAAAGGTAGCTGTACCTACTAGCTGA
- a CDS encoding TIGR04283 family arsenosugar biosynthesis glycosyltransferase yields MSQTIGAAKISIIIPAINEAGNIKKAIATTQGSINIEVIVVDGGSSDDTVAIAQSLNVKVISSSPGRAVQMNAGAVAASGEILLFLHADTRLPTGFDEMIRTALQQPGTVAGAFKLRIDASLLSLRWVEWGVNVRSHFYQMPYGDQAIFLTKEIFQQIGCFPELPIMEDFELMRRLKSIGHIVIIATPVVTSARRWLQKGVFKTTLLNQIVITAYLLGISPERIRRWYRRDKFKRV; encoded by the coding sequence ATGAGTCAGACTATTGGCGCTGCTAAAATTTCGATTATTATTCCGGCTATTAACGAAGCGGGTAATATTAAAAAAGCCATTGCTACTACTCAAGGCAGTATAAATATAGAAGTCATTGTAGTTGATGGTGGCTCTAGTGATGATACTGTAGCGATCGCTCAGTCTTTAAATGTCAAAGTTATCTCATCATCTCCCGGTCGTGCTGTGCAAATGAACGCGGGTGCTGTAGCGGCTAGCGGTGAGATTCTGTTATTTCTCCATGCAGATACCCGTTTACCAACTGGGTTTGATGAGATGATTCGCACAGCACTACAACAGCCTGGGACTGTGGCTGGTGCTTTTAAGTTGCGGATTGATGCGTCACTTTTAAGTTTACGATGGGTAGAGTGGGGGGTAAATGTGCGATCGCATTTTTACCAAATGCCTTATGGCGACCAAGCAATTTTTTTAACAAAGGAAATATTTCAGCAAATAGGCTGTTTTCCCGAATTGCCTATCATGGAAGACTTTGAACTTATGCGTCGTTTAAAAAGCATCGGACACATTGTAATTATCGCTACACCAGTTGTCACCTCAGCCCGTAGATGGTTGCAAAAGGGAGTATTCAAAACTACGCTACTTAATCAAATAGTAATTACTGCTTATTTACTCGGCATTTCACCTGAGCGAATTCGTCGCTGGTATCGCCGAGACAAATTTAAGAGGGTTTAA
- the hetF gene encoding cell division protein HetF — MTQEFHISVTPVGQNDYLVRTEQVAPGVPLAEELVTWPIADWLMAAGHLMNDPLKSVLQGDPFTSGGHESDIARNSVNLVALGQQFYNALFQGTLRDSWITAQGIAQNHQQVLRLRLGLKDTRLARLPWEVMHAGDRPLATGPYVAFSRFQSGISGASPLRSQNMPTPLEQGGVKVLMVIASPSDQVRLDLQKQEAIKLQAELQRQTSRLAEGSNRLPEIELTVLDQPGREELTQALEQGRYHVLHYSGHSNLGSNGGEIYLVSRRTGLTEILTGDDLAGLLVNNNIQMAVFNSCLGAYTAASNPSGDTGERNLAESLVKRGIRSVLAMSERIPDEVALTLTQLFYRNLSQGYPVDLCVSRVRQGLISAYGSHQMYWALPILYLQPEFDGFLSQETELSANTESLNQYSSPLGATSTMYSAMGDDSEIPLGMEDMIPSGLTRDSSGLDWLGEDTWGDLVDEIEYDDPSYEEDSAIVSDLFRQLDNQKAVIEPDRQIRENSLHQNQISEEMTSLQEEADLWGEVPPPPPATPGNLEGNWQNSNFLPQPLSARNRTRRRRLWPIVGVVGISALAAAIALNWWWQNRNQSTLPNIPVIPTQSLPDSRPIQKQPNIDLGIEATGIVTATATEKLSQGELQGGLLAVEELLNRGALAAAETALKLIPSKQADDPSVNFYKGRLAWQSIQTGDNNYSIDDARRYWETAAKAKPESLLYNNALGFAYYTEGNLNRANDSWFKALNLALKEQNTDSTSTKTEVPQDALTSYAGLALGLYKSALSQSSGKQIQYLNEAMKLRQMVLKSDRENFQVDKLAKNWLWTEKAIEDWRSLLQEKGEVN, encoded by the coding sequence GTGACCCAGGAATTCCATATTTCCGTAACCCCGGTAGGGCAAAATGACTACTTGGTGCGGACGGAACAAGTCGCGCCTGGGGTACCATTGGCAGAAGAATTGGTGACTTGGCCCATAGCTGATTGGTTGATGGCTGCTGGGCATTTGATGAATGACCCGTTGAAGTCGGTGTTACAAGGAGATCCATTCACTTCTGGCGGGCATGAAAGCGATATCGCCAGAAACTCTGTTAATTTGGTGGCATTGGGTCAACAATTCTATAATGCCTTATTTCAAGGTACTCTCAGAGATAGTTGGATTACTGCCCAAGGTATTGCTCAGAACCACCAACAAGTACTACGCTTACGTTTGGGGCTAAAAGACACTAGGTTAGCTCGTTTGCCTTGGGAAGTGATGCACGCAGGCGATCGCCCTCTGGCTACTGGGCCTTATGTGGCTTTTTCTCGATTCCAAAGTGGAATTTCGGGGGCTTCTCCTTTGCGATCGCAAAATATGCCCACACCACTAGAACAAGGTGGTGTCAAAGTATTGATGGTAATTGCTTCTCCCTCAGATCAAGTCCGTCTTGATTTACAGAAACAGGAAGCGATTAAATTACAGGCGGAACTTCAGCGCCAAACATCACGACTGGCTGAAGGTAGCAATCGTTTGCCAGAAATTGAACTGACTGTATTAGACCAACCAGGACGGGAAGAACTGACACAAGCCTTAGAACAAGGTAGATACCACGTTCTACACTACTCTGGTCATAGTAACTTAGGTTCCAATGGTGGAGAAATTTATCTTGTTAGTCGCAGAACTGGCTTAACGGAAATCTTGACTGGGGACGATTTGGCAGGTTTGCTCGTCAACAATAACATTCAAATGGCAGTGTTTAATTCCTGCTTAGGGGCATACACCGCTGCGTCCAATCCCTCTGGAGATACTGGCGAACGTAACCTAGCAGAAAGTCTGGTGAAGCGGGGAATTAGAAGCGTTTTGGCGATGTCAGAACGAATTCCTGATGAAGTGGCGTTGACACTTACACAATTGTTTTACCGCAACTTGAGTCAGGGATATCCAGTAGATTTGTGCGTCAGTCGGGTGCGCCAAGGATTAATTTCTGCTTATGGTTCTCACCAGATGTACTGGGCATTACCGATTTTATATCTCCAGCCAGAATTTGACGGTTTTCTGAGTCAGGAAACTGAGTTATCCGCAAATACGGAGTCGCTGAATCAGTATAGTTCGCCTTTAGGGGCAACTTCCACGATGTACTCTGCTATGGGTGATGATAGCGAGATACCTTTAGGAATGGAAGATATGATTCCTTCTGGTTTGACACGTGACTCTTCTGGGTTGGACTGGCTGGGTGAAGATACTTGGGGCGATTTGGTTGATGAAATTGAGTATGATGACCCAAGTTATGAAGAAGATTCTGCGATCGTTTCGGATTTGTTTCGTCAACTAGATAACCAAAAAGCTGTAATTGAACCGGATCGACAAATTCGTGAAAATAGTCTTCACCAAAACCAGATTTCTGAGGAAATGACTTCTTTGCAAGAGGAAGCAGATTTGTGGGGAGAAGTTCCACCGCCACCACCTGCAACTCCTGGGAACCTGGAAGGAAATTGGCAAAATTCTAATTTCTTGCCGCAACCACTTTCAGCAAGAAATCGTACCCGTCGCCGCAGGCTGTGGCCGATTGTGGGTGTTGTGGGAATCAGTGCGTTAGCGGCTGCGATCGCTTTAAATTGGTGGTGGCAAAATCGAAACCAATCAACTCTGCCTAATATACCAGTAATTCCCACCCAGTCTCTACCTGATTCTCGACCGATTCAAAAGCAGCCGAACATTGATTTAGGAATAGAAGCAACTGGTATTGTCACGGCTACTGCTACGGAAAAATTGAGCCAGGGTGAATTGCAAGGTGGGTTATTGGCTGTAGAAGAACTACTCAATCGGGGCGCATTAGCTGCGGCTGAAACTGCTCTGAAATTAATTCCCAGTAAACAGGCTGACGACCCATCTGTGAATTTTTACAAGGGACGATTGGCGTGGCAGTCTATCCAAACCGGAGACAATAATTATAGTATTGATGATGCCCGTCGTTACTGGGAAACTGCTGCCAAAGCTAAACCTGAATCGCTTTTGTATAATAACGCTTTGGGATTTGCCTACTACACAGAAGGCAATCTAAATCGAGCCAATGATTCTTGGTTTAAGGCTTTGAATTTAGCTCTCAAAGAACAGAATACAGACTCAACATCCACAAAGACGGAAGTGCCTCAAGACGCTTTAACTTCTTATGCTGGGTTAGCTCTTGGATTGTATAAATCTGCACTTAGTCAATCTAGTGGTAAGCAGATACAGTATCTCAATGAAGCGATGAAGTTGCGGCAAATGGTTCTCAAGTCCGATCGAGAAAATTTCCAGGTAGATAAATTAGCTAAAAATTGGTTGTGGACGGAGAAGGCGATTGAAGATTGGCGATCGCTCCTTCAGGAAAAAGGTGAAGTAAATTGA
- a CDS encoding FHA domain-containing protein, translated as MTDFAQTEIERRLTLYQVFLKLYEHHSSLLDEILQLENVSQPSLTRVKACYVHGVVDTAAVYLMTNLCDNQTQSLRQPQRIWTIGRNRTSGICIADSHLSRRHAAIQHIDEQGFYLIDFNSTNGSFVNGDRAVGPIKLKDGDRIRLGNMTFDFFVNYTYRVLPTVAIDLLMQLVHRKGNHPVEMLTYSQNRQKPLTEKPDLNLETFRNFGLVEKQENPYENFSSEQKSEILDRFFTRQIPSNLR; from the coding sequence ATGACTGACTTTGCACAAACAGAAATAGAACGGCGATTAACTTTATATCAAGTATTCCTCAAGTTATATGAACACCACAGCAGCCTTTTAGATGAAATTCTTCAGCTAGAAAATGTATCTCAACCGTCGTTGACGAGAGTCAAGGCGTGTTACGTACATGGCGTAGTCGATACTGCTGCTGTTTATTTGATGACTAACTTGTGCGACAATCAGACTCAAAGTTTACGACAGCCACAACGGATCTGGACGATAGGTCGTAATCGCACTAGTGGTATTTGCATTGCTGATAGTCATCTGTCTCGTCGCCACGCTGCTATTCAACATATTGATGAGCAAGGCTTTTACTTAATTGATTTCAACAGTACTAATGGCTCCTTTGTGAATGGCGATCGCGCTGTCGGGCCGATCAAGCTTAAAGATGGCGATCGCATCCGTTTAGGCAATATGACTTTTGATTTTTTTGTAAATTATACCTACCGCGTTTTGCCAACTGTAGCTATAGATTTATTGATGCAGCTTGTGCATCGGAAGGGTAATCATCCAGTAGAAATGCTTACTTATTCCCAGAATAGACAAAAACCTCTAACTGAAAAACCAGATTTAAATTTAGAGACTTTCAGAAATTTTGGACTAGTTGAGAAGCAGGAAAATCCTTATGAAAACTTCAGTTCAGAACAGAAATCAGAAATTCTAGACCGCTTTTTTACCAGACAAATACCGTCTAATCTCAGGTAG
- a CDS encoding ABC transporter substrate-binding protein gives MTHLFISGRAWKPTVKLFPASVDTNAPVAAIAAGQPIPVIALVERSPKTHGLLVLLNSPIKKVTDLKGKKIGNPSGKSYFFAVQVLERAGLKDTDVQRVQIENDAGTA, from the coding sequence ATTACTCATTTATTTATTTCCGGGCGGGCATGGAAGCCAACAGTTAAGCTATTTCCAGCTTCAGTTGACACCAATGCACCTGTAGCTGCGATCGCCGCAGGTCAGCCCATCCCTGTCATCGCCTTAGTTGAACGTAGCCCAAAGACCCACGGATTGCTAGTTTTACTTAACTCACCCATCAAGAAGGTAACTGATTTAAAGGGTAAGAAAATCGGCAACCCATCGGGAAAAAGCTACTTTTTTGCAGTACAAGTACTAGAACGTGCTGGACTAAAAGACACTGATGTGCAACGGGTTCAGATAGAAAACGATGCAGGTACAGCCTAG
- a CDS encoding lmo0937 family membrane protein, whose translation MLSIIWGIVVVLIAFWALGLALHIAGNLIHAVLLLAIALAIYNFFKARDV comes from the coding sequence ATGTTGAGTATAATTTGGGGCATTGTTGTTGTACTGATTGCTTTTTGGGCATTGGGACTGGCACTTCATATTGCCGGAAATTTAATTCATGCAGTGTTGCTTTTAGCCATTGCCCTTGCTATCTATAATTTTTTCAAAGCGCGTGATGTGTGA
- a CDS encoding pentapeptide repeat-containing protein translates to MQRLDTKLALDILWRQGLAFLLGIIIWCVADPALAVDWTHPLSFSNAELSRRDFSGQSLQAAEFSNANMELANFANADLRGAVMSASVMTKANLHGADLTNAMVDQVNLTKADLSDAVFKEALLLRAIFNDVNIDGADFTDAILDRAQIKELCGKASGVNSKTGVQTRDSLGCQ, encoded by the coding sequence ATGCAGCGATTAGACACCAAATTGGCTCTCGATATCCTTTGGCGGCAAGGGTTGGCGTTCCTTCTAGGAATTATTATCTGGTGTGTGGCTGATCCCGCACTGGCAGTAGACTGGACTCATCCACTGTCATTTAGTAATGCAGAGTTATCAAGACGTGATTTTTCTGGACAGAGTTTGCAAGCTGCGGAGTTTTCTAACGCCAATATGGAACTGGCTAACTTTGCAAACGCTGACTTGCGGGGAGCAGTCATGAGCGCTTCGGTGATGACAAAAGCAAATCTCCACGGAGCGGATTTAACGAATGCAATGGTCGATCAGGTAAACTTGACTAAGGCAGATTTGAGCGATGCAGTTTTCAAAGAAGCTCTTTTGCTCCGCGCTATCTTTAATGATGTAAATATAGACGGTGCAGATTTTACAGATGCAATTTTGGATAGAGCGCAAATCAAAGAACTGTGCGGTAAAGCCAGTGGCGTGAATTCCAAAACAGGTGTGCAAACTCGTGATTCTCTAGGATGTCAATGA